The following are encoded in a window of Etheostoma cragini isolate CJK2018 chromosome 7, CSU_Ecrag_1.0, whole genome shotgun sequence genomic DNA:
- the plp2 gene encoding proteolipid protein 2: MADTTASSPAANCVEKLKSYVKTQKGVILAAEILISFIIIICYAASMYGGYSAVAICEMIFAMVFFGIFMMEMDKQILVVNWVWSDLFRAGIGAVLYIITSLICVIGGSGDGARIAGGVFGLIAGILFAYDTYTIFLQVKGTMQHTAASTDERV; this comes from the exons ATGGCTGATACAACCGCGTCCAGCCCCGCTGCTAACTGCGTGGAGAAGCTGAAAAGTTACGTGAAAACCCAAAAAGGGGTTATCCTCGCAGCAGAAATA TTGATCAGTTTCATTATCATCATCTGCTACGCTGCGTCCATGTATGGAGGCTACTCGGCCGTCGCCATCTGCGAGATGATCTTCGCCATGGTCTTCTTCGGCATCTTCATGATGGAGATGGACAAGCAGATTCTAGTGGTCAACTGGGTCTGGAGC GATCTTTTCCGTGCCGGTATTGGTGCGGTCCTTTACATCATCACCTCTCTGATCTGTGTAATCGGAGGGTCCGGGGACGGCGCTCGCATCGCAGGCGGG GTCTTTGGTTTGATCGCGGGCATACTGTTCGCCTACGACACCTACACCATCTTTTTGCAAGTCAAGGGCACCATGCAGCACACGGCAGCTTCTACCG acgaGAGAGTTTAA
- the sypb gene encoding synaptophysin b, whose protein sequence is MDVVNQLVAQGQFTVLKQPLGFIKILQWIFAIFAFSTCGSYSGMLKMSVECKNRSESDLGIEVEFEYPFRLHQVYFDAPTCKGGKPERLFLVGDYSSSAEFFVTIGVFTFLYSMAALSVYCFLLEKYRENAKGCKIDFVVSAVFAFMWLVSSCAWAKGLSDVKTATDPEKVITLIDACEEPGNRCREVYDPKVSGLNTSVAFGFINLILWIGNLWFVFKETGWMAAFSGTYVPSQEKQPAPESFDQGGYAQQDPYAGSQGGYQPEYGQQGAYTEEGGYSQGYEQQPTSYSNQM, encoded by the exons ATGGATGTTGTAAACCAG TTGGTGGCCCAAGGGCAGTTCACGGTTCTCAAACAACCGTTGGGATTTATCAAAATTCTACAATGG aTCTTCGCGATCTTCGCCTTCTCGACATGCGGCAGCTACTCCGGCATGTTGAAGATGAGCGTGGAGTGTAAAAACCGGTCGGAGAGTGACCTAGGCATTGAAGTAGAATTTGAATATCCGTTCAG GCTCCATCAGGTGTACTTTGATGCCCCCACCTGTAAGGGAGGGAAGCCTGAGCGTCTATTCCTGGTCGGGGACTACTCCTCCTCGGCGGAGTTCTTTGTCACCATCGGTGTCTTTACCTTCCTCTACTCTATGGCAGCCCTCTCTGTCTACTGTTTCTTACTGGAGAAGTACCGTGAAAACGCCAAGGGGTGCAAGATT GACTTTGTTGTGTCAGCGGTATTTGCCTTCATGTGGCTGGTGTCTTCATGTGCTTGGGCTAAAGGCCTGTCTGATGTGAAAACAGCCACCGATCCAGAGAAGGTCATCACTCTCATCGACGCCTGTGAAGAACCAGGGAATCGCTGCCGCGAAGTCTACGACCCCAAGGTCTCCGGCCTCAACACTTCGGTG GCATTTGGCTTCATCAACCTGATCCTGTGGATAGGAAACCTGTGGTTTGTGTTCAAGGAGACCGGCTGGATGGCGGCCTTCTCTGGGACATACGTCCCATCACAGGAAAAGCAGCCCGCCCCCGAATCCTTCGACCAGGGGGGCTATGCCCAGCAGGACCCCTACGCCGGCTCCCAGGGAGGTTACCAGCCAGAATACGGCCAGCAGGGAGCCTACACCGAGGAAGGGGGATACAGTCAGGGCTATGAGCAGCAGCCCACCTCCTACTCTAATCAAATGTGA